The window TCCAAAACAGATAAACTCAAGTCTAGAGAACGAACTTTTTGCATCAATATTTTAAGAACGGTGTCTCCAGGCATTCTGCTTCCTTGTTGCTGGCGAAATTCTTCGACTGGATCTGGCACTTTACCTTTTGGAAATTCCAGTTTACCATTTGAGTTTTCGACTGTAGAACCAGATCCCATTTCCATGCCAAGTTCTTGATCACAATCATTAGCATGAGTAGGCTCTAATTTGGAAGAGGACTGTTTCTGCTCACTAGTTTCCTCTTCAGGCACATATAACTTATTAGGAAAGGAGATCAAATCTTCCAGCATCCGCTCCACAGCATCCACTCCAAAAACTTCAACAGCACTAAGAGTACAATAAAACTCTGTGCCATGATGGCTCAGCAGATTAAGCTTCAGATACCTCACCCATTGTGACTCGTCAAGAGTGAACCGCTGAGCATGTCTAACGTTGGCAGCTGTAAAATTCCCAAGCTTAAACCATGTTTCCGTCGGGTAAGACAAGCTTCCCAGCAGCTCAAAATCTTTTAAATTAGAGGAGTAATGCTCAAAATTTGCTATTGCAATTGTATTTACTAACGTTTCTTCAGCAAGTTCGATTACAACAAATTTCCCTTCAGCAGAGCATGGATTTCGAAGATACTTGTCCTTATCTTTGCCCAAGATATTGGCCGCTCCCTTTGCTTCCTTATTAGAATCCAATACTTTTGCTCCTTTTGACGCAGCCGCATAATTATACTCTTTGCCCCCAGGCTCTAATTTATGAACTACACCTCCACTTTGATCAATTCCAGATttgctttttgagttaaaagcTTTGCTCTTAAATTCATCAAGACCAATAGGTGCAGGATGAGATACTCTGTCAGCCTTAGCACCACTGCTTTCAGATTGCGTATCTGAACCAGAGTTtccctgaggttgctcagcaaGAAAGGCAGGATTGCCATTTCCTTCAACCCCAACTAATTCATCATTTGTACTTCCAGTTTCAGCAGTATCTGTACAAAAACCTTCATCTGAATGGACATCAGATATTTCTTTTGATGGATTTTTATCCAAAGAACCAAAAAGCAGAGAGCTATCCAAACTTTTTTCACTTGATTTTGGAATTTCCACTCCAAACACTGAAGGTTCATctgaacaaaagaaaaaaaaaagatattaaGACAATAAAAATACTTATAATCATAGAGGAAGTAACGAAAACTTAAGGATAACTAGAATTTGTTTGCTATGCTATATGAAAAGAGCTTGGAAACTGGAAGCAGTGAGATTTAATTGTGGCATAATTTCTCAGTTTTGGTGATAATAAATTTATGAACATGAAAAGCTTCTCCTTACTGTAGACTGCAGTATCATTAACATGGATAATAAGACACAATTTTATGAACAAGAAGAATGAAACATTTTTATGAACAATAGCAAAGAAACTTGGTTCAAAAACCTACCTCCATAACCATTGATGCGGCTGATCCATGAGCTGAAGAGGAAAAAGAGCCCCCACAAAACTATAAACACAGAAAGAGAAACCTTCCTCAAGTAATTTTTCTCACCAGCAGCCTTTCCAAAAGCTCTTCTTTCCAGAAGAGCTTTACGTGATCTCTGCATTGCACATCAATCCTCACTCTGCTGATAGATGATTAATTAGAACACCCCAGAAGAACTGAACTGCCTAATGCAAAACAGAAAATTGAAAATCTTCAGTAATTAAGAATTGTGTATCCTTCAATCAAAGAAAAAGTACATCTAGCTTAAAGATTCATCTACAGATAATCAGCAAATGGAGAAAAAGAGCCAGAGAGGTACAGTGCAAGCAACCAATAAAGCACAATCTCTAATGAAACTAAAAAGCATTGAGTAAACTACATCTAATTGAATTAGAAGATACAGCTGGTGGGGTGACtttagatagagc of the Euphorbia lathyris chromosome 7, ddEupLath1.1, whole genome shotgun sequence genome contains:
- the LOC136235350 gene encoding SUN domain-containing protein 4, giving the protein MQRSRKALLERRAFGKAAGEKNYLRKVSLSVFIVLWGLFFLFSSWISRINGYGDEPSVFGVEIPKSSEKSLDSSLLFGSLDKNPSKEISDVHSDEGFCTDTAETGSTNDELVGVEGNGNPAFLAEQPQGNSGSDTQSESSGAKADRVSHPAPIGLDEFKSKAFNSKSKSGIDQSGGVVHKLEPGGKEYNYAAASKGAKVLDSNKEAKGAANILGKDKDKYLRNPCSAEGKFVVIELAEETLVNTIAIANFEHYSSNLKDFELLGSLSYPTETWFKLGNFTAANVRHAQRFTLDESQWVRYLKLNLLSHHGTEFYCTLSAVEVFGVDAVERMLEDLISFPNKLYVPEEETSEQKQSSSKLEPTHANDCDQELGMEMGSGSTVENSNGKLEFPKGKVPDPVEEFRQQQGSRMPGDTVLKILMQKVRSLDLSLSVLERYLEEVSYRYGNIFKGLDSDLGDKNVLLKKIRSDIQNLMDSQELIAKEVDDLLNWKSRVSKQLDDIVTDNFALRAMVEGVQQNQISMENKGIAIFLVCLIFGSFAFLRLSVDILVSVYKVLSIQETDKSRKFCWMSSSWLWSLFSCSIIMFILSL